In the genome of Coprothermobacter sp., one region contains:
- a CDS encoding ribonucleoside triphosphate reductase (Catalyzes the reduction of nucleoside 5'-triphosphates to 2'-deoxynucleoside 5'-triphosphates), with the protein MQYVIKRTGEKVPFDQAKIRIAIMKAGKATKEFDETEPERLTRIIVAQIPDDIATVEQIQDLVEQTLMESRHHKTAKAYILYREQHRKLRDLKTLLDPRETIQKYLEKLDWRVNENSNTSYSLQGLNMHLATSVVSRYWLNEVYPPEVRDAHVGGDIYVHDLGYLAAYCVGWDLKDLLLRGLGGVYGKVESKPAKHFRSALGQMVNFIFTMQGEAAGAQAFSSVDTYLAPFIRYDHLRYDEVKQAVQEFVFNMNVPTRSGFQSPFSNITLDLHPHGATAGEEAIIGGKPVLETYADFQPEMDMFNRAFAEVMLAGDAKGRVFSFPIPTYNITKDFDWQNPVYDPIFEMTAKFGIPYWSNFVNSDMDPDDARSMCCRLRLDTRELRKRGGGLFAANPLTGSIGVVTIDLPRIGYLSHSRDELFGHLSHVMDVARTSLEIKRKIIENLTTAGLYPYSRHYLDGVKQCNGFYWANHFNTIGINGMNELLLNFAGVTIAEPDGQRLALEIMDFMLGKLEEFQHASGQLYNLEATPAESATYVLAKQDKALYPDIIVANEEAVKNGADPYYTNSTQLPVTYTTDPFEALDLQDPLQVKYTGGTVVHLFLGERLESADQAKQLVRAVTNSYRLPYFTLTPTFSVCPKHGYIAGNHPFCPRCDEDLVVEAQKVAAGPASEDVPFATRPES; encoded by the coding sequence ATGCAATACGTAATCAAGCGCACAGGTGAAAAAGTACCCTTCGACCAAGCCAAGATACGCATCGCTATCATGAAAGCCGGCAAGGCTACGAAGGAATTCGACGAGACTGAACCGGAACGCCTGACGCGCATTATCGTCGCCCAGATCCCCGACGACATCGCCACGGTCGAACAGATCCAGGACCTCGTCGAGCAGACTCTCATGGAGTCACGCCATCACAAGACGGCCAAAGCCTATATCCTCTACCGCGAGCAGCACCGAAAGCTGCGCGACCTCAAGACACTGCTTGACCCCCGCGAGACAATCCAGAAATACCTGGAGAAACTGGACTGGCGCGTCAACGAGAACTCCAACACCAGCTACTCTCTTCAGGGGCTCAACATGCACCTTGCGACAAGCGTCGTGAGTCGGTACTGGTTGAACGAGGTCTATCCGCCGGAAGTACGGGACGCGCACGTGGGTGGCGACATCTACGTTCACGATCTGGGATACCTGGCAGCCTACTGTGTGGGCTGGGACCTCAAGGATCTTCTCCTGAGGGGACTCGGAGGCGTGTACGGCAAGGTCGAAAGCAAGCCCGCCAAGCATTTCCGCTCGGCGCTGGGGCAGATGGTCAACTTCATCTTCACCATGCAGGGTGAGGCAGCCGGCGCACAGGCGTTCAGCTCGGTCGACACCTATCTCGCGCCCTTCATCCGCTACGATCACCTGCGCTATGACGAGGTCAAGCAGGCCGTGCAGGAGTTCGTGTTCAACATGAACGTCCCCACACGGTCGGGTTTCCAATCCCCCTTCAGCAACATCACCCTGGATCTGCACCCGCACGGCGCCACGGCCGGCGAGGAAGCCATTATCGGCGGAAAGCCTGTGCTCGAGACCTATGCGGACTTCCAGCCAGAGATGGACATGTTCAACCGCGCATTCGCCGAAGTCATGCTTGCCGGCGACGCCAAGGGCCGTGTCTTCTCGTTCCCCATCCCCACGTACAATATTACCAAGGACTTCGACTGGCAGAACCCTGTCTATGACCCCATCTTCGAGATGACCGCCAAGTTCGGCATCCCGTACTGGAGCAATTTTGTGAACAGCGACATGGATCCGGACGATGCCCGCTCAATGTGCTGTCGTTTGAGGCTCGACACGCGCGAACTGCGGAAGAGAGGCGGCGGATTGTTTGCGGCCAACCCTCTCACCGGTTCCATTGGGGTCGTCACCATCGACCTCCCGCGTATCGGCTACCTCTCTCATAGCAGAGACGAGCTGTTCGGGCACCTGTCCCACGTCATGGACGTCGCTCGCACGTCGCTCGAAATCAAGCGCAAGATCATCGAAAACCTGACGACGGCAGGACTCTATCCCTATTCACGTCACTACCTTGATGGAGTCAAGCAGTGCAACGGGTTCTACTGGGCCAACCATTTCAACACGATTGGTATCAACGGCATGAACGAACTCCTGCTCAATTTCGCCGGTGTCACAATTGCTGAACCCGACGGACAACGTCTGGCGCTCGAGATCATGGATTTCATGCTGGGCAAGCTAGAGGAGTTCCAGCACGCAAGTGGACAGCTGTATAACCTTGAAGCAACCCCCGCCGAATCAGCAACCTATGTGCTGGCCAAGCAGGACAAGGCTCTGTATCCAGACATCATCGTGGCAAACGAAGAGGCCGTCAAGAACGGAGCCGACCCCTACTACACCAACTCCACGCAGTTGCCCGTGACGTACACGACCGACCCGTTCGAGGCGCTTGACCTCCAGGACCCGCTTCAGGTCAAATATACAGGAGGCACCGTCGTCCACCTGTTCCTCGGCGAACGGCTGGAAAGCGCGGATCAGGCCAAGCAGCTGGTGCGCGCAGTCACGAACAGCTATCGACTGCCCTACTTCACGCTAACGCCCACGTTCTCGGTATGCCCCAAACACGGGTACATCGCCGGCAATCATCCATTCTGCCCCAGGTGCGACGAAGATCTGGTCGTCGAGGCACAGAAGGTAGCTGCGGGCCCTGCCTCTGAAGACGTCCCGTTTGCAACCCGTCCTGAAAGCTAG
- a CDS encoding anaerobic ribonucleoside-triphosphate reductase activating protein — protein sequence MRLAHYEPLSLSDFPGRLATTVFTVGCNFACPYCHNPELVTATEDTPRLTEEAFFSFLERRRGKLNGVCITGGEPTLHADLVGFIDRIRALGYAVKLDTNGSDPEMLGNLLETSSLDYVAMDVKAPASRYSDVTGNPHALALAEISIQLLAGSDTVHEYRTTILPLLFNEVDIDGIAGMLPPGSRYVIQNFVPTKTLDPDLVRARGFESGDLETIADRTRLHYPLLYITTRGGI from the coding sequence ATGAGGCTAGCGCACTACGAACCACTATCGCTCAGCGACTTCCCGGGCAGACTGGCCACAACCGTGTTCACGGTGGGCTGCAACTTCGCGTGTCCGTACTGCCACAACCCTGAGCTCGTTACCGCGACGGAGGATACGCCGCGACTGACCGAAGAGGCATTCTTTTCGTTTCTCGAACGCCGCAGGGGCAAACTCAACGGCGTCTGCATCACCGGGGGAGAACCGACGCTTCACGCCGATCTGGTCGGATTCATCGACCGCATTCGCGCTCTCGGCTATGCTGTCAAGCTGGACACTAACGGGTCCGACCCCGAGATGCTTGGAAACCTTCTGGAAACAAGCTCTCTGGACTATGTTGCCATGGATGTGAAAGCGCCGGCCTCGCGATACAGTGACGTGACAGGTAACCCGCATGCTCTCGCCCTCGCGGAGATCTCGATACAGCTTCTGGCCGGGAGTGACACCGTCCATGAATATCGGACGACCATCTTGCCTCTGCTGTTCAACGAAGTCGACATCGATGGCATCGCCGGCATGTTGCCCCCTGGATCGCGATACGTCATCCAGAACTTCGTCCCTACCAAGACCCTCGACCCGGACCTTGTCCGTGCCAGAGGATTTGAGTCCGGCGACCTCGAGACCATTGCGGACCGCACGCGCCTGCACTACCCTCTCCTCTACATCACCACACGAGGCGGCATCTAG
- the alr gene encoding alanine racemase: MKREDKVSVEQFGRSTWLEIDLACVRGNYHVIRGMVPAKTNVLCVVKNDAYGHGAVHVARVLQEEGADWFALASLEEALELRRAGIKGRVLVFGYVPVFGVQEAIAQGITLSVPNDDVARELVEAAAGKQLTVHLKVDTGMGRGGVLAEGALDVLHKLNGMKGLEVEGLYSHFSCADSDESYSSMQLRRFEKVLHQSTVEGIRPPIAHFCNSAGILTMKAATFEGVRPGLLLYGCSPIEGVPIAGLRPAMSMKSRVMAFKQVPAGYGISYGRSYLTYKPTTVGILPVGYADGYSRMLSNKASVLIRGKRAPVIGRVTMDQTMIDLSDVRGVTVGDEAVLMGEAGNQRITAGDLGSLAQTISYEVLCIVGKLVRRVYHDQPKPETE, encoded by the coding sequence ATGAAGAGAGAGGACAAGGTTTCGGTCGAGCAGTTCGGGCGTTCCACGTGGCTGGAGATCGATCTGGCCTGCGTACGGGGCAACTATCACGTCATCCGTGGGATGGTGCCGGCAAAGACCAACGTGCTGTGCGTTGTCAAGAACGATGCCTATGGGCATGGTGCGGTGCATGTGGCGCGGGTCCTCCAGGAAGAAGGCGCCGACTGGTTCGCACTTGCTTCGCTGGAAGAGGCTCTTGAGCTTCGACGAGCTGGAATCAAAGGTCGCGTGCTGGTGTTTGGCTATGTCCCTGTATTCGGAGTCCAGGAGGCAATCGCTCAGGGTATTACGCTCAGCGTCCCCAACGACGACGTCGCCCGCGAACTCGTCGAAGCCGCCGCCGGAAAGCAGCTGACGGTCCATCTCAAGGTGGATACAGGCATGGGACGAGGCGGCGTTCTTGCGGAAGGGGCGCTGGACGTGTTGCACAAGCTGAACGGGATGAAAGGTCTTGAGGTCGAGGGGCTCTATTCGCATTTTTCCTGTGCGGACTCGGACGAATCGTACTCCTCCATGCAGTTGCGCAGATTCGAGAAAGTTCTGCATCAGTCGACCGTGGAGGGGATACGGCCTCCTATTGCCCATTTCTGCAACTCGGCCGGCATCCTGACCATGAAGGCTGCGACCTTCGAAGGGGTCCGTCCGGGGTTGCTGCTCTATGGTTGTTCGCCCATTGAGGGCGTGCCGATTGCGGGATTGCGACCGGCAATGTCGATGAAGTCCCGGGTGATGGCGTTCAAACAGGTCCCTGCTGGCTATGGCATCAGCTATGGGCGCAGCTATTTGACTTACAAGCCGACGACGGTGGGTATCCTTCCAGTAGGCTACGCGGATGGCTATTCCCGCATGCTGTCCAACAAGGCCTCGGTGCTCATTCGTGGCAAGCGGGCGCCGGTCATTGGACGGGTGACCATGGATCAGACCATGATCGACCTGTCGGACGTGCGGGGGGTGACGGTGGGCGACGAAGCTGTTCTTATGGGTGAAGCCGGAAACCAGCGCATCACCGCGGGTGATCTGGGCTCACTCGCCCAGACGATCAGCTACGAGGTCCTCTGTATTGTCGGGAAGCTCGTTCGACGCGTGTACCACGACCAGCCGAAGCCTGAGACAGAGTGA
- a CDS encoding magnesium chelatase: protein MNENLNKAISYVEQYFVGKNTVVDVAFATLLAGGHIFLEDVPGLGKTTLANLISRSLGLEFKRIQFTPDLLPSDISGVSVYDQKTQEFRLKRGPIFTNLLLADEINRGTPKTQSALLEAMAEYQVTIDGTIVKLDRPFVVMATMNPIEYEGTFPLPEAQLDRFMARLTIGYPSKEKEEEIVTGFYARVKVISDDVRIISRDDLTTMQKEVEDVFIAPELITYIVSLVDATRHDDTVYLGLSPRGSIDLMRLSKAYAYLQSRDFVIPDDIKLVFPFVSGHRLILQAEARLRGVTTNEVVTNTLKNVPIPKLADYSKQ from the coding sequence ATGAACGAAAACCTGAACAAAGCCATATCCTACGTCGAACAGTACTTCGTCGGCAAGAACACGGTCGTCGATGTCGCCTTTGCGACGCTGCTCGCCGGCGGGCACATTTTCCTCGAGGACGTCCCCGGTCTGGGCAAGACGACACTCGCCAACCTCATCTCCCGCTCGCTTGGGCTGGAGTTCAAGCGCATCCAGTTCACCCCGGACCTCCTGCCGTCGGATATCTCCGGCGTTTCGGTCTATGACCAGAAAACGCAGGAATTCCGGCTGAAACGGGGACCGATCTTCACCAACCTTCTGCTGGCAGACGAGATCAACCGCGGCACCCCCAAAACGCAGTCCGCGCTGCTTGAGGCCATGGCCGAATACCAGGTCACCATCGACGGGACCATCGTCAAGCTGGACCGTCCCTTCGTGGTCATGGCGACCATGAATCCCATCGAGTACGAGGGTACCTTCCCGTTGCCCGAGGCGCAACTGGACCGCTTCATGGCCCGACTGACGATTGGATATCCGAGCAAGGAGAAGGAAGAGGAGATCGTCACCGGCTTCTATGCCCGGGTCAAGGTCATCAGCGACGACGTCCGTATCATCTCACGTGACGACCTGACGACGATGCAGAAAGAGGTCGAGGACGTTTTCATCGCGCCGGAATTGATCACCTACATCGTTTCGCTGGTCGACGCCACGCGGCACGACGATACCGTCTACCTTGGACTGTCTCCTCGTGGCAGCATCGACCTCATGCGTCTCAGCAAGGCGTACGCGTATCTTCAGAGTCGCGACTTCGTCATCCCGGACGACATCAAGCTGGTTTTCCCGTTCGTCTCGGGACACCGGCTCATCCTGCAGGCTGAAGCCCGTCTCCGGGGCGTCACGACCAACGAGGTCGTGACCAATACTCTCAAGAACGTCCCCATTCCCAAACTGGCTGACTACAGCAAGCAATGA
- a CDS encoding Nif3-like dinuclear metal center hexameric protein, with translation MRIRELYDLVDTVAPFRLQEEYDNAGLIVGSMDDEVRGVLLCLDVTHETVEEADRVGANLILSHHPPIFRAIKKLDPIQHSALLAAIRMDMALLAVHTNFDAAPDGLNTFVARRMGLTDLRILELHESERLYKVVTFVPPEFREQVLEAMFGAGAGHTGSYSRTSFRAGGTGGFVPDPGAHPFVGEENAMTSVAEDRVETIVSGRDLASVLKALRGAHPYEERAVDVFEEHLPGSPVAGFGHMGRLPHVMGPEEFATFIKSFFALSVLPVAGTLPEAIERVAFCSGAGSSLLPAAIRAGAQVLITGDVMYHGALEVSQGGGCVAIVDHYSSERFFAAAMEEALRSAAGDRELPPLHQSTADYQPVRFW, from the coding sequence ATGCGCATCCGGGAATTGTACGATCTCGTCGACACGGTAGCTCCGTTTCGGCTGCAGGAGGAGTATGACAACGCAGGACTGATCGTCGGTTCAATGGACGACGAGGTACGCGGGGTCCTCCTTTGTCTGGATGTCACGCACGAGACAGTCGAGGAGGCGGACCGGGTTGGTGCCAATCTCATTCTGTCCCATCATCCTCCCATCTTCAGGGCTATCAAGAAGCTGGACCCGATCCAGCACTCGGCGCTGTTGGCCGCCATTCGTATGGACATGGCTCTGTTGGCGGTACATACGAACTTCGACGCTGCCCCGGACGGTCTCAACACATTTGTGGCGCGTCGGATGGGCCTCACTGACCTGCGCATTCTTGAGCTTCACGAGTCGGAACGGTTGTACAAAGTTGTCACGTTTGTTCCTCCCGAGTTCAGAGAACAGGTCCTGGAGGCGATGTTTGGCGCTGGGGCAGGGCATACCGGGTCGTATTCGCGCACGTCGTTCCGGGCCGGCGGGACGGGTGGGTTCGTGCCTGATCCTGGGGCACATCCCTTCGTGGGTGAGGAGAATGCCATGACCAGCGTGGCCGAGGACCGCGTCGAGACCATCGTGTCCGGCCGGGACCTGGCATCTGTCCTGAAGGCCCTCCGCGGGGCGCACCCATACGAGGAGCGGGCAGTCGACGTTTTCGAGGAACATCTTCCTGGGAGTCCAGTTGCCGGGTTTGGACACATGGGGAGGCTGCCTCATGTCATGGGTCCGGAAGAGTTCGCCACGTTCATCAAGTCGTTCTTCGCTCTTTCGGTATTGCCGGTGGCCGGGACCCTGCCGGAGGCTATCGAACGCGTGGCCTTCTGTTCCGGAGCAGGATCGTCACTTCTCCCAGCTGCAATCAGAGCGGGAGCCCAGGTACTGATCACGGGAGATGTCATGTATCACGGGGCGCTCGAGGTGTCTCAGGGGGGAGGCTGTGTAGCCATTGTCGACCACTACAGCTCTGAGCGTTTCTTCGCGGCTGCGATGGAGGAGGCGTTGCGGAGCGCGGCAGGAGACAGGGAGTTGCCGCCACTGCACCAGTCGACCGCGGACTATCAGCCTGTCAGATTCTGGTAG